A window from Plasmodium chabaudi chabaudi strain AS genome assembly, chromosome: 11 encodes these proteins:
- a CDS encoding phosphatidylinositol/phosphatidylcholine transfer protein, putative has product MSVEENIQLLKLDALAKRFGEKINTIKGLLKVKNIKIEESILIRYILSYGDKTDELVNAVTRAVEWRKANIEPILKSDKLHFKSDDVIFPIRVKPYYFLIRKTLAACAHKYAIDNQPVVIGRLKLCNFTFLLDNVPEDIIIDYIVYSNEHEYTICNKQSKKHNSICRTYRFIDLKGFALRQFDKRFLKIFASTSKLSEFLHPQLVFNTYLINAPSYIRITIETLKAFGISRRTLNKLRIPKVIDNVESADCEWFNTIVDKKDIPSYLGGLCKCKNGCIPGFTNDQECMEEFNLEDVKEEIKKQLSKISHS; this is encoded by the exons atgagtgttgaagaaaatatacaGTTGCTTAAACTTGACGCACTGGCAAAACGCTTTggggaaaaaataaataccaTAAAAGGATtattaaaagtaaaaaatataaaaatagaagaaTCCATTTTAAttagatatattttatcttatGGAGACAAAACAGATGAATTAGTTAACGCAGTTACAAGAGCTGTTGAATGGAGAAAAGCAAATATAGAGCCAATACTAAAAAGTGATAaattacattttaaaaGTGATGATGTTATATTTCCGATTCGAGTTAAaccatattattttttaatacgaAAAACATTAGCAGCATGTGCCCATAAATATGCTATAGACAACCAACCTGTTGTTATTGGCCgattaaaattatgtaattttacatttttattagatAATGTTCCTGAAGATATTATAATAGACTATATTGTATATTCAAATGAACATGAATATACAATATGTAATAAACAAAGTAAAAAACACAATTCTATATGTAGAACATATAGATTTATTGATTTAAAAGGTTTTGCCCTTAGACAATTTGATAAAcgatttttaaaaatttttgcAAGTACATCAAAATTATCTGAATTTCTTCACCCCCAATTGGTTTTCAATACA tACTTAATAAATGCCCCATCCTATATAAGGATAACAATTGAAACATTAAAGGCCTTTGGGATTAGTAGAAGAACCTTAAATAAGTTGAGAATACCCAAAGTGATAGACAACGTAGAATCTGCAGATTGCGAATGGTTCAATACGATAGTGGATAAAAAA GATATACCGTCGTACCTCGGTGGATTGTGTAAGTGTAAAAATGGATGTATACCTGGATTCACGAATGATCAAGAATGTATGGAAGAATTCAATTTAGAGGATgtaaaagaagaaataaaaaaacaacttTCAAAAATAAGCCATTCCTAA